GGaatatgaggaggagaaggataaAGATGGTGATGATAGGAAACTAGAGTTGACAACGGGTAATGCAGAAGTTAAGCCTGAAATTCTTGCTGCACAAACTTTTGGGGATGTTCCTGAAAACAAGAAAGATAAAAAAGCTACAAAAAATGTGGTTACGGTaagcaagtggcagaattttaggAGCCAAGATGGTGTGTTCAGCTGTTGTAATCCTACAAGTCTCATAGAAGATGAATGGGAAATATCAAGAAGGGAAAGGAAGAAACTTCAGCCATCAAATGGTATTATGATCTTCAAGGAACAAGCATGGAAAATttggagaagaaaaagaaaaaaaaaaaaaaattctttgttCATTGACAGTTCATACTATCACTTGCAACTTTTAGCCAATTCTATGAGACATTTCAGCTGAAGCATATGATGGAAGTTAACATTTGGTATTCCAAAATTCAGGGAATTAACTGGCCAGCAAAAGAAACTATGTGGGATTCTCACATTCTGTCGGCTGAtgagaaggcagcacctaaaattcatttcaatttccaGCATTTTCTTCGTTCTTGAGGACAAGAATGATGTCAAGGAGTAGGGAATGTTATGAGTAAGGAGTAAAGAGGTTAGTCCAGTAGTTAATTAGGAAGATTTTATTGTACTAGTCTATTGTAATTACTCTCCAGTCAATTGTAATTGTAGAGAGCAGTTATAGGATACAAAGAAGTATAAATAGGAACTTAATTGTAAAGAGAAGACTATCCAAGATCATCGATAATCAAAGATATCTCTCATCTCTGAAatattctctttctcttctcatctactctcttctcttttctcatctacttttattcttttctcatctatttctATCTCTCTCTCCCTATTCCTCTGTTTTAGTAAGTGTGCAGACTAATATGTAACAGAATCATGATCAGAATCACATCACATGGTAGAGTCACTCATCCAATGGAGGTGCTCAATGAAGGGCCAATGGCAATCGAGGCATCTTTATCAGATAAGGAAGTTCCGATTCAATATGGAAgggtttaatgaaggaatctcTGTTGCTGAACCAAATGTTTGGATGAACGTTGCAAGTGAAAAGAATGACTATTCTGGAAAAGAAGTGCCTGAAAGATTATGCAGGAAACAAGCATTGCAAGTCGACAATGACAGTGAGCAAATGGAAGCACCTCGACCCGAGTAAATGTGGCTAGCTTCCTTTCTACTGCAGAAATAAAGTAATGATGAAATGCAGAAATAAAGTAATGATGAAATGCAGAAAGAAGATGATATGGATTATCGCCTCCAGCAGCTTTTCAGAGGTGTTTATTCTCCCAGTAAAAATATGTGCAAAATGGAGTCTAGGATAACTGAAGCCAGCCAACAGTGTTTATCTCCATTTTTGGTTCAAATCTCTCATGTAAAATTGCAAGCACCTTCTCTACAAGTCTTTTGTCTATTAACTCATCCCCCATCAATCACTTTCATTAACCACCTTCATAAAATATGTTAGAATCTTTCTGTCTCAGTATCTCTCATACTTAGAACTTCAAAATCTCCTAAGATTTAGTCTGCATATGCCTGGTTTTGTCCCTTCCAAAAAAGCTCCTCCTTGAGCTCATCCCAGGCCTCCTTAGCTGATTCACAAGCCATAATTCTTGGACACAGCAGAATGTATGGAGGTTAAAGCCTTGAACCTTTTTGCACATTGCTTACTATGCATTTTGATTTGAGCAACAGAAGGATTATCAGGCAAAGGCGGAGGTGCCCTGCCTGTCTCAACAAAATCCCATTGATCAAGAGCCTTGAGATAAGCTTTCATTTTCACTGCCCGCATTTGGTAATTTTCTCCTGAGAAAATAGGAGGTGAAGGAGGTATGAAGCAGCTGGAAGCCATTGACTGTCAGTGTTTAAGGATTTTGTAGCGATGGTTTTTCTCCCTTGTTTTTCTTTCGCAGCCCCTTTAAAGACCAGAGAAGCTCTGATACTAGTTGTTGACTTTAGAGCTCAAGAAACATAGAAAAATGGCTATTGGGAGAGGCAACTTCCTTTCATCCACAAAACTTTTTATATCAGATCATAAAATCAGTAAACATTGCTTTTCACCTACTAAAAGCAGTAATTATGTTTCAGGCATCACTACTGGTGGATGAGGTTTTGTTCCTGACTTCTTGTACTTGTATGCTTGATGAATAATTTAAGCATGTCTCACATCTGCAAGGCAAAATGGTGAACAAATAGATGTCTGTTTTGAAATTTCTAATTGGTTATTTTTGGAATTCGTAACAAGAATGAAACGGGAAACgttatgtacatatatatatatatatatatatatatatatatatatatatatatatatatatatatatatatatattgggtcTTTATAAATATGGCACAATAATGCATTTATATGGTACAAATATAAAATACATGTATCATTCTATAAACAAGAGAACATTACATAGAGAATGAGAATTATATTAGAGTATTATATAGGGATCGCTCAAGCTCAATTGCTCAAGCATCGGTCCAGTATATGTCCATTTCTCCCACATCATCAGGGTCAGACACTCCCAAGGCATTCCAGACCGCTTTGGAGGCGTCCACAATATTGTTTCGGCAAGGAGGTTGATAATCATGATCAGAATCACATCCCATGGTAGAGTCACACTCATCAACTACTTTGGCCTTGACGCTTTTTCCATTTCCATGGATAGTAATATAGTTCAAGCACCTACTCTTGTTGTCAAACCATCCTGTGGAAAGTGCTACCACCAGCTCTTTATCTGAATGGAATTTATTATCACATTCAGATGGTGCACCCCCGTCACCACCAGCTTCAAAACTGTTCACTGTTAGCTTTGCTTTTGTGTGGCTGCTCACTGGTGGTGAACATTTGTAAGTAGTGTAAAGCTTGCCATCTACGCAGCAATCTGAGTCGTTTTCTTGGTTGCATTGTCCTGGGGGAGGCTTTCTACCTCTTATCTTGCCGCTGGGCTTGCATGTCTGAGATTCTGCACTGCTTATGACAAGAAAGAGAAGACTAAGGAGAAGGATGCTGGAGCAAACTTGATTCTTCATTTTTTTGCTTTCCTCTGTTTATCTGTGTTGTGTTGTTTTATGATGGTTTGGTGTGAGTGAAATGAATTGGCATATGACTTTATATAGAGAGAAGGTACTGAAAATAGCAATTATTTAATGTGAAATTAGGACAAGTTTGTGATCTTTTCAATTCAAATAATTATGCCAGTGGTAAATGATGACCAGTATCAAAACCTTACATAAGGTACGGTGAAAGGTATAGGAGGAGGATGAAGACAAAACAGAATTAAAAGAACTTAAATTAATACAACATTGGCTGGTGTTTtgtatttttttcatttcatcaAGCTTATGATACCAACATATTTCTagaaaatcataattttaaataattagcaaaaaAGTATAGCAGTAACATGTTAATATGAGCCCATATTGGCCCAACTATGAAGAAGTTACATTAGAGGTTCCACAAATATAACCATATgttaataaatgatataaatatatagagGATCATTTCTGTAAGACCAAGAAAAGAAACATTTTTTTATGTTACATGAcacattattatttaatattcacAAGATATGCGGAGGAATTTTCAAACATGCACTGTAGTATGATTTATGCTTCAATGTGGATTTGTAGCCATATTCCTCCAAGACTATCATCCCCTAGGACTGGGAGACGGACAGTATAATATAATCCATTGCAGTGCCACAACTGTCCTCACTGCATGCAAATGCCGTTGACGATTCCTTCTATATACGACTAGCACATTCACAGTGATACTGCTCTATATACAGAACATACATTGGATGGAAGATTTCTCCAGGGAGAATGCTTTCTGCATATATTTGAATGCTTCACCTCAGCTACTTTGTGAGGCTTTTATAAGAGAGGATGAGAACTGCAATCTCCACCAAATCTCAGTAGTTAACTGGCATTTAGTTCTGGGATCAGGCATTTAAAGCTTAAAGAGTCCTATGAGTTGGGCCGACCATTTGTTGAGTGCTCACAAGCGTTAGTTCTTTCTTTTTGCAATAAGTTGTGTTTGGATGACTTTCTCAGTTCCAATTGCTTCCTGAATGTTACTGTGAACTTAACTGCGAAGCTCATCAAGGGCTAACATTTAACATGGTTCCTCGATCAGAACACCAAACTATGGAAATAAATTACGTGCCAAAAGAAGAATGAAGTGTTAAATTTTGGTACAAAGGAAAAGGGAGCACCTATCTAACAAGGACATCGCAATATAGAACTAATTGTTGataagaaagaaaaggaagagaAGCCAGATATATCACCCCTCCCCACCACACCCATTCCCTCTATATGAAGATTCTGGCTCCACTAATGTTCACATAGGTTATGCAGAGATTGGAGAGAGTCCATCATACAGCATATTTGCTTCACGCACACACACTATGCAAGCATATAAAAGCAATTAATGTAGACAATTCACAGCAAAGAGGGGAAAATAAACATACCTCTTCTATGCAGAATAAGGAAGCAGCACTGATGAAGGTTGCGGGTACTACAATCCAGTGGCAATCATCCCAAAGTATTATAGGAAGAGTGAGATGCCAAAGGACCAGAAATCTTGATGTCGAGCGGGTGTATGAGAGTGGAATGGGAATTCCCATGAGTTGTTAACAGACACCAATTCCTTCCTGCAAACATGAGATCTTTGACTCCTGCACCATAATGAAAGTGTTGCTGGAAGATTATTTATTGGTAATTACTATGGTAGATTCACCAGCTTTCATTTTATTACTTGAGTCTAGTTATGTTCCCTTCTGTTGCAAAGTAAAGCATGAAGAACCCACTAATTTTAACctgatattattttcaaaattccCGATAACACGATCCAATAGTTTGGAATTAACATAAAACAGGGCTGAGAAAGCTATTGGTGAAAAGTATGGAAACCCCACCAATCAGAATGAAAAGCTTTAAACAGTCAATTAACCTGACAAGGAAAATACAAGCTGATTTTTCTGTGATTCCTCTAAGTTGAGCAATTGAAGGCATTGGGAAATGAATTCAATAATGCAGGGAGGCCGATGCCTAGAACTGAGTACCACTGCTAGATCATCTACTTCAAGCAAATTCCTGAGGTCTCGGACAATATCTGAACCATAAATCACATGGCACTGCAAATAAAAACTTTTCAGCCAACTTCATTAAATTAGAATTTAGAAACTGTCACAAGAGCCAACATTTTTTCAGCGAATCTGACTCATTATTTCTCAAACACAGAGGCCTATCAAACAAGTTTTCATCTCGATGTTAAACCAATACAGATTCAAAGTATGATGCATCTATGTAATTACAGGACCATCATTCAAATTCATTTCTTTGTAAGCATCTTAAACGATTCATAATGTAAACGATATAATTATGGATCCCCTCAATATTAAATTGCTCCTGTTTGTTCAGCAGAACATCTATTATTACCAGTCAAGCTACCAAGGAATTAGCCCTGTACTCTGGCAAAAAGAAGCTGACCTTAAGTGCAACTGGAAGGCCATAATATAATGCAAAAGAGCATTTTTAAGGGCAGCGTCATTAGAATTGTCAACCGTAGCAATCACATGCCCGGCAAAATCATTTGTACCCGAAATCACCTCTGTCCAGGCTTTccttccctcttcaaatctcgaATAAGAAGCCTCCGTCCTAAAATCCAGCAACAGCGCCAATGCCGGAGCTGTCAACTGATAGGGCAGAGAAGAAGCCCTCAAAACAGGGAAAAGCCACGGCAATAAATGCATCTCCACCGCAGAATTATAGACAGCTATGACGGCAGCCGCTGAAGTGAAGGCAATCACTGGAGGAATTAATGATAATATGACTCGCGATTGAAGACTGCAGAGTAAGTGGCGGATGTGGCGAAGGGAACGTCTGTGTTCGACCCATTTCTTGTGGGTGTAAAGAGAGCGCTTTTGCTGCATTCCGTGCTCTTTTACGCTGTCAGCCCAGTCGGGGATTGCGCGGAGAAGGTAGATTAGGGTTACGGTTTTAGAGTGGTCAGGTGGGATGGAGGAGTGAGAACAGAGAGTTTTGAAGGAAAGGACGGGTCTTGGGGGTTTGGAGAGTAAGGTAGTTAGGTGTAGTTTGAGGACAATTTTTGAGAAAAAGTTGGAGGAAAGTGAGAATTTGGGTAGTGGAGATTCGAAGGGGGTTGTGGATGGTGTCATTGGTGGTGGCTATTAGGGTTAGGGCTGGAGCTTGGAGGGAGAGAAGGGAGGGAGAGGAGATGGTCCAGGTGAACACGGACACGTACAATGGAACATGAACATGAACAtgaacaaggcagtggcagcaGAGAGTAGATGGGATAGTTA
This is a stretch of genomic DNA from Hevea brasiliensis isolate MT/VB/25A 57/8 chromosome 12, ASM3005281v1, whole genome shotgun sequence. It encodes these proteins:
- the LOC110642525 gene encoding voltage-dependent chloride channel 1, chloroplastic-like, coding for MTPSTTPFESPLPKFSLSSNFFSKIVLKLHLTTLLSKPPRPVLSFKTLCSHSSIPPDHSKTVTLIYLLRAIPDWADSVKEHGMQQKRSLYTHKKWVEHRRSLRHIRHLLCSLQSRVILSLIPPVIAFTSAAAVIAVYNSAVEMHLLPWLFPVLRASSLPYQLTAPALALLLDFRTEASYSRFEEGRKAWTECHVIYGSDIVRDLRNLLEVDDLAVVLSSRHRPPCIIEFISQCLQLLNLEESQKNQLVFSLSGVKDLMFAGRNWCLLTTHGNSHSTLIHPLDIKISGPLASHSSYNTLG
- the LOC110642524 gene encoding kiwellin-1-like is translated as MKNQVCSSILLLSLLFLVISSAESQTCKPSGKIRGRKPPPGQCNQENDSDCCVDGKLYTTYKCSPPVSSHTKAKLTVNSFEAGGDGGAPSECDNKFHSDKELVVALSTGWFDNKSRCLNYITIHGNGKSVKAKVVDECDSTMGCDSDHDYQPPCRNNIVDASKAVWNALGVSDPDDVGEMDIYWTDA